The Pseudoxanthobacter soli DSM 19599 sequence GGGTTGGCCGAACCGTCACGGAAGCCGAGGAAGTTGCGGGCGCTCTCCGGCGGCTGATCCTGGCGCTTCGGTACCGCCGGCACGTAGCCCTCCTGCTTCCAGCGCAGCACCAGAAGATCGGGCAGGTTCTTGATGATGTCGCGCAGCGCGTGGATGTTGGCGTCCGCCGAATTCGCGCAGAACTGCAGCGAGAGATCGCCATGGCAAAGCGCCGGATCGAGCGCGTCGTTCGGGAAATCGGTCATCTGCTGCAATCTGGCCGGCTTGATCCGGCCGAGACCGAAGCGGTCGTCGAACAGCGAGGTGCCGACCGAGACGGTCGCCGTGAGATTGTCCGGCGAGACGACCGGGCCGAGTAGACCGGAATCGGCGGGCGGCAGGCGCGGGTCGAGCTTCGGCGGCGTCCAGCCCTGCGTGACCAGCAGCAGGCGTTCGTTGAGCGTCTGGAACAGCCGCACGAGATCGGCAGGCTCGCTGGCGATCACGTCGAAGGTCGCGATCATGCCGAACTCGGGACGTGGTGTGACGATCCCGGCCTGATGAATCCCGTGATAGGGGACGCGGTCGTCATGGCCGCCCGTTACGGGGGCGTCGGTGACGTTCCCGGCCTCGGTGGGCACCGCCTCCGCCGCGGCGGCAGGCACCAGCCCGCCGGCGAGCGCGGCAAGCGCGCCGCCGGAAGCGCCGAGCCCCATCAGCAAACGGCGGCGGTCGGGCGAAGCCGGCATATCCCGCGATGCGGCGGTGTTCTCATCGGTCATGTCAGTCGTCTCCCCGTCAGTCGAGGCCGAGGGCGCCGTTGAACTTGGAAAGGTCTTCCGCAAGGGCCCGAAGGTCCTTCGCGAGTGCGGCCCGCGATGCGGAGTCGTTGCCGGGAGCGGCGAGGCCCGCGGCATCGGCGGAGGCGGCCTTGAGGGCGGCGTCGGTATCGGAGGCCAGCTGCGGCGAGGCTTTCCGCACCAGCGGATCGAGCAGCGACACCACCTTTGCCGCGCCGGCGATCTCGGCGGCGAAATCCGCCTTCTCAAGCGCGGCGCCGTCTTTCGCGGGGGCGCCGGCAAGGTCGGCGGCGCGCGACAGGCTGCTGGCGGCACCGTTGGCGAGGGCATCGGGCGTCAGCTTCAGCGTCCGCATCCGCGTGCTCAGTTGGGCACCATCCGCGGCGAACTTGTCGGCGACGGGCTGCAGGCCATTCAGGCCCTGCGGTCCGTAGAGCCCGAGCGCAAGGCGATGGAAGCCGGTGAAGTTCGGGTCTTTCTCGCGGCCGGCGAAATAGTCCGCCTGGGCGTTGAGCGCGGTGTCGAGGTCGGAGAAGCGCTGGGCCGCGGGTGCGACGTGGAGATAGGACGTGCGGGCCGCCTCGTAGGCGGTTCGCGCCCCATCGAGATCGCCGGCTTTCACCGCGTCCGCGAGGTCCTGCGCCGAAGCGGCGAAGTCCGCCGATTCCAGCGCCAGATAGGCCTGATATTCGGCGAGCGCGCCGAGGAAGGCGGTGGCCGCCGGACGGGCGGCCTCGGATTCCGAACCGGCCGAAGGCGTGACGGTCAGCGTCCCTCGCGGATTGGTGAGAAGCCCGCAGGTAATGGCGTAAGTCCCGGGAGAAAGCCGGGCGGAAAGCTGCGAGCTCAGGCCGGGCGCAATGTTCTCGCGCTCCTCGACGACCATCACGCCGTCGAGAATTTCCCACTCGACCACCCGATCGGACGCATTGACGATCTCGAACGTCGCGCGGCCCGCCGGCACGGTCAGCGCATTCGGCTCGCAGCGGTCCGCCTGGATCACGACGCGAACCGCGCCTTCCCTGGCCGGCGCCTGGCGATGGGACGACACGTAGTAGAACGCACCACCGGCAACGACGACCAGAACCCCGGCGCCGGCGACGGCGATCCGCATGGCCCTGCCGCCCGGCGGGGAACCCGGGGACGAAGACGCAGTCATCGGGACTTACACTTTCTGCCGGGCAGGCCGTGCCGCCGCGCGGCTCGTCGCCGGCGATGCGGGGGCGAGGAAGGGAATGAGTGTCGCCGCCAGGAACACGACGTAGACGATCACCTCGCCGACGGTCGGTGCGTCTCGGTAGCCTAGCATCCCCGAGAGCAGCGAGCCGAGCGGTCCGTCCGCCGGCAGGATGTGGCTGATGTCGAAGGCGGTCTCCTGAAGACCGTTCCAGAGCCCGGCTTCGTGGAAGGCTTTCACGGCATTTGCGAGCAGGCCGGCCGCCACGAACAGGATGAACACGCCGGTCCACCGGAAGAACCGCCGCAAGTCGAGGCGGACACCGCCGGCATAGATGCCGTAGCCGATCACCACCGCAGCAGCGACGCCGAGCAGCGCGCCGAGCGGCGCGAGCGCGTCGTTGCTCTGCTGAAAGATGGCGAGCAGGAAGAACACCGATTCCAGTCCCTCGCGCGCCACGGCGAGGAACACCATTGCGATCAGCGCGAAAGCACTGCCGCTCAGCGCCCGGTCGACGGAGGCGTGCAACTCGCCCTTGATCGACCGTGCCGCCTTGCGCATCCAGAACACCATCGAGGTCAGGACCGCGACGGCGACCACGCCGACGAGGGCCTCGAACAGTTCCTGTTCCTTTTGGGGGAATTCCGCGCTGACCATCTGCAGCCCGGTGCCGACGAACAGCGCCAGAGCGACGGCGGTGAGAATGCCGAGCCAGACTGCCGGCATCATGTCGGACCTGCCGACCTGCTTCAGATAGCTCGCGATGATTCCGACGATCAGGGCTGCCTCGACGCCTTCGCGCAGCATGATCAGGAAGGGTGCCAGCATGGGGCCTCGCAGCGTCGACGGGAACCGGTGCGCCGCGAGCCGCTGCGGCGAGCCGTTGTCATCGACGAGCGACTTCTAGTCCTGATGAACACTCACCTCAAGGGAATTTGAACAGTTCTTTATTTAGAATAATTAAATTAAACGGGGCTGAAGTGATTTTCGACGGTAAAATCGCTCAATTTGAAATGTATAATTGTGTTGAATAATTGTATTCAGTACTTAAATATTAAAATAGATTGCGACCTGTGCGAATTTTGATATGGATGCTGCGTCGCGGCATGTGCCCGTCATTATCGCCCATTTTAAAAATCGCGCCGATGGCATCCGTGGAGCGGCCAATTGCGCGCTTCCGCGATGCTTGATACTGGCCAGGCAATGCAAAGCTTCCGGGGCTGCGACCAAACGGCCCCGTTTCCATTTCAGTGTGTCTCGAAAGCCCATGCGCCTCAGCCGGCGGCCCGGCCTCCGGCGCGTCAGCGCGCCGGGGCGGTGTTCACGTAGATCGCGTAGAGCGACGTGGTCGCCGTGATGTAAAGGCGGTTGCGGTTGGGGCCGCCGAAGCACAGGTTTGAGACGATCTCCGGGATCAGGATGCGGCCGATCAATGCGCCGTCCGGTGCGTGGACGCGGACGGAATCCTCGCTCGACGCCCAGATGTTGCCATGGCGGTCGACGCGGAAGCCATCGAACAGCCCGGCGCCGCAGGTGGCGAAGGGACGCCCCTCCCCGACGCTCGCGCCATCCGCCGCGACGGGATAGACCCGCATCTCGCCCTTCATGGCGGGAACGTGGGTCGCGCCGGTATCGGCGACATAGAGCAAGCTCTCGTCCGGTGAGAAGGCGAGTCCGTTCGGCTGCACCATGTCGGTGATCACGCGCGTCAGCGCGCCGGAGGCGGGATCGAGCCGGTAGACATGCGCGCCGTCCTGTTCGGACGGCATGATGTAGCCTTCATAGTCGCTGTCGATGCCGTAGGTCGGATCGGTGAACCAGATCGAGCCGTCCGACTTCACCACCGCGTCGTTCGGCGAGTTGAACCGACCGCCATTGAAGCTGTCCGCCAGCGTCTTCCAGCGGCCGTCGTGCTCGAGCCGGCTCACGCGGCGACCGCTGTGTTCGCAGGCGATGATGCGGCCTTCAGCATCGAGAGTGTGACCGTTGTGATGGCCGCACGGTGTTTCGAACACGGCCGTCTGCCCCTCCACTTCCTCGAGGCGCATCAGGCGGTTGTTCGGAATGTCCGACCAGATCACGTGACGTGCTGCCGGAACGTAGACCGGACCTTCGGTCCACCGTCCTCCGGTCCAAAGTCGCTCCAGCCTCGCGGGTCGATGAATCAGCCTGCCGAACCGTTCGTCCAGGATTTCGTAATCGCTCATGGACGTCTTCTCCTCCCGACTTGGCGCGTTTGTTATTTGTTGGGCCAATGATCGAGGTATGGCGACAATCGGGGCTGTGTTCAAGTGCGACGACGGTCGGATCCGGCTTGAAACCCGCCGTGAACGGTCCTATGACAGAATCAGAGGAAACGCTGGACCAATAAA is a genomic window containing:
- the efeU gene encoding iron uptake transporter permease EfeU, whose product is MLAPFLIMLREGVEAALIVGIIASYLKQVGRSDMMPAVWLGILTAVALALFVGTGLQMVSAEFPQKEQELFEALVGVVAVAVLTSMVFWMRKAARSIKGELHASVDRALSGSAFALIAMVFLAVAREGLESVFFLLAIFQQSNDALAPLGALLGVAAAVVIGYGIYAGGVRLDLRRFFRWTGVFILFVAAGLLANAVKAFHEAGLWNGLQETAFDISHILPADGPLGSLLSGMLGYRDAPTVGEVIVYVVFLAATLIPFLAPASPATSRAAARPARQKV
- the efeO gene encoding iron uptake system protein EfeO; amino-acid sequence: MRIAVAGAGVLVVVAGGAFYYVSSHRQAPAREGAVRVVIQADRCEPNALTVPAGRATFEIVNASDRVVEWEILDGVMVVEERENIAPGLSSQLSARLSPGTYAITCGLLTNPRGTLTVTPSAGSESEAARPAATAFLGALAEYQAYLALESADFAASAQDLADAVKAGDLDGARTAYEAARTSYLHVAPAAQRFSDLDTALNAQADYFAGREKDPNFTGFHRLALGLYGPQGLNGLQPVADKFAADGAQLSTRMRTLKLTPDALANGAASSLSRAADLAGAPAKDGAALEKADFAAEIAGAAKVVSLLDPLVRKASPQLASDTDAALKAASADAAGLAAPGNDSASRAALAKDLRALAEDLSKFNGALGLD
- the efeB gene encoding iron uptake transporter deferrochelatase/peroxidase subunit — translated: MTDENTAASRDMPASPDRRRLLMGLGASGGALAALAGGLVPAAAAEAVPTEAGNVTDAPVTGGHDDRVPYHGIHQAGIVTPRPEFGMIATFDVIASEPADLVRLFQTLNERLLLVTQGWTPPKLDPRLPPADSGLLGPVVSPDNLTATVSVGTSLFDDRFGLGRIKPARLQQMTDFPNDALDPALCHGDLSLQFCANSADANIHALRDIIKNLPDLLVLRWKQEGYVPAVPKRQDQPPESARNFLGFRDGSANPDAANAAEMNTVVWVDQGAGGEPAWTAGGTYQAVRIIRNFVERWDRTPLGEQERIIGRRKDSGAPFDGKTEADVPDYATDPKGKVTPLDAHIRLANPRTPASQANLILRRPFNYSNGVSKAGQLEQGLLFIAYQADLEKGFITVQRRLDGEPLEEYLKPIGGGYFFTLPGVRDEHDFIGRSMLDAAGIKTA
- a CDS encoding SMP-30/gluconolactonase/LRE family protein; this encodes MSDYEILDERFGRLIHRPARLERLWTGGRWTEGPVYVPAARHVIWSDIPNNRLMRLEEVEGQTAVFETPCGHHNGHTLDAEGRIIACEHSGRRVSRLEHDGRWKTLADSFNGGRFNSPNDAVVKSDGSIWFTDPTYGIDSDYEGYIMPSEQDGAHVYRLDPASGALTRVITDMVQPNGLAFSPDESLLYVADTGATHVPAMKGEMRVYPVAADGASVGEGRPFATCGAGLFDGFRVDRHGNIWASSEDSVRVHAPDGALIGRILIPEIVSNLCFGGPNRNRLYITATTSLYAIYVNTAPAR